CGGGGCCGTGCGGATCTGGGCCGCGACCGTCCTCGTGCTCGCTGCCGCCATCGTCGCCCTCGCGGTGGCGTTTCCACAGCGAGTGTACGTCGATCTCATCTGGCAGTACTACTGGGGGCCAGTCGTCGCCGACGCCCACGGCTGGAACTGCGTCGCGTGGGCCGGCGGCGCCGAGATCCCCTGCAACGAGGCCGGTACCGGCGCCGGCCCGACCGCCGAGCCCGGCTACACGGCGGTCTCCTACGCCGGCTACATCCCGACGCTCCTGTTGTTGCTGATCGGGATCTACTTCATCATCGACTGGCTCGACATCGAGCGCTACCGAGCGGGCTTTTTCGCGCTGTTCCCGTTCATGCTGTTCGGCGGCGCCCTGCGAACCGTCGAGGACGCGAACGTCGCGGCCTACCGCGACACGGGTGAGCTGGCGATCGAGCTGCCGTGGTCGGGCTTTCTGATCAGCCCGCTGATCTACGTCACCGTCTTCCTGGTCGCGCTGGTCGCGATCGTCGCCGGCGTCTGGCTCGAGCGAAAGGAGTACGTCTCGGGCTACGAGTATCCGCTGTTCGGAGTCGGCGCCGTCGCGCTCGCGGCGACGCTGGGCTTTCTCGGATACACGGCCGCGACCGAGACGTACTCGACGTTCTACTGGACGATTCCGGCGATCGTGCTCACGGCTGCGACCGTCTCGACGGCCGTCGTCTGGCTCGCGATCGAGCGGTTCGCACCCGGGCTGAACGCGGGTACCCGGTACATGGGAATCGTGATCATCTGGGCCCACGCCGTCGACGGCTTCGCGAACCAGCTGATGCTCGACTGGTCACACGTCTGGGGGATGACCTACACGCCGAAACACCCCGTCAACGACGCGATCGTCACGTACACGAGTGCGCTTCTGCCTCAGAGCGCGGAGGTCATCGGCAGCGCGTGGCCCTTTGCCCTCCTGAAACTCGCCGCACCTGTGGCCATCATCTGGCTGTTCAACGAGGAGATCTTCGAGGAGAGTCCGCAGTTCGCGTATCTCCTGTTGGTCGCCGTCGTCGCCGTCGGACTCGGGCCCGGCACCCGCGACATGCTCCGGGCGACGTTCGGCGTCTAACTTCGCGCGAGCTCGAGTCGACGCGCTTTTCTCCTCTCTCTCGGACGTGGCTGCTGAATGAGCGAGCGAGAGCCACCGGTCGACGACGAGCGCGAACCCGACCGCTCGTCGAACCCGAGCGACGACGTCGATCGGCTCCTCGAGCATCTGGAGGAGCTCGAGGAACTCGTCGACCACCCCGACGAGCGCGAACAGGTCCGGAAGGCAATGCGAACGGCCCACCGCATCCCCGGGCTGGACGCGGTCGAGCAGGGGATCCGGAAGTACACGGCCCGCGACATGGCCGAGGCGTTCGTCGGCAGCATCCTGCTTGCGCTGCCGCTGCTCGTCGAGGACGGCGTCTTCGAGATCGCTGACCACTTCGTCACCACGACGGTGTCGGGGATCCCGGTCTTTCTCATCGCGAACGTCCTGTTCGTCGGCGTCCTCACGACCGGGTTGCTCTACTGGACCGACATTCGGGACGTCGACGTGACGAGCCCGCTGTTCGGCGTCGTTCCGCGGCGCCTCGTGGGTGTGTTGGCGATCTCCTTTCTCACCGCGGCAGGACTGATGGTCATGTGGGGCCGGATCTACGAGGAGGATCCGACGACCCTCGAGGCGTTCGCCCGGATCACGGTCATCTGGGCGGCCGGCGCGTTCGGCGCCGCGCTGGGCGACATCCTGCCTGGCGAAAGCGAGGGCCACGATGTCAGGCTCGACACGATCGACGACATCGTCGCGAGAGACCGGTAGCGGTAGCCGAGGGTTCGCGCCCGTGGCGGATCGGGAACGACTTACCGCCCCGAGATACAAGGGACGGGTATGACAGCAGATTCGCCCGCGGAAGCGGGCTGGTTCGCCGATCTCGAGCCCGGTGACCGCGAGGACGCGGCCGCCGCGATCGCGGATGGAACGACACCGGAGCCCCGGGACTGGCCGAACCTGGCCGTCGAGGCGGGCTTCGCGAGCGACACGGCGGAGTACTACGACCGACTCAAGGAGGCGACGACGACGGCGACCCGCGAGGCCGTCAAACGGGCCGAGCGGGCCGACGACCGACAGCTCGTCCACGCGGTGCGGACGATGGACGACTGTACGCGCACGGCCAACGAGCTCGCCGAACGGCTCGCCGAGTGGGCCGGCACGATCGATCCCGACGCGGGAACGGGCGTCGACTACGCCCGCGAACTCGCGGGCGACGAGGACGCCGTCGACCACCCCCGAGTTCGCTCGCTCGCCGAGCGGATCGCCGGACTGGCCGACGAGGCCGAGGCCCTGCGGGAGTACGTCGAGCGGGAGACCCCAACCGTCGCGCCGAACCTCGCGGCGCTGGCCGGCCCCGTGCTCGCGGCCCGGCTGATCTCGCTGGCCGGCGGGCTCGAACCGCTCGCGAAGCAACCCAGCGGAACCGTGCAGGTGCTGGGCGCCGAGGACGCCCTCTTCGCCCACCTCCGGGGGCACGCGTCCTCGCCGAAACACGGGATCATCTACACCCACGACGCGGTGCGGGGCACCCACCCCGACGAACGGGGCTCCGCGGCGCGGGCGGTCGCGGGCAAACTGGCTATCGCGGCCCGCGTCGACCACTACTCGGGCGAGCGCAAGCCAGAGCTCGAGGCCGAACTCGAGGAGCGCATCGAGACGATCCAGGCTCGAACCGACGACGACGGGGGTGACGGCGAGTGAGCGACCTTCCCGCGGGCGTCGAGCGCCGTCAGTTCGACGGTGACGAACAGCTCGCGACGCGGGGCGAGCCCGTCTACGGCGAGCCCACCGACGGCAAGTGGCGCGCCTGGAACCCGAACCGATCGAAGCTCGGCGCGATGCTCGCCCTCGGGATGGACACCGGTCTCGTCGGCGGGGACGACGAGACGGTGCTGTATCTCGGCGCCGCCAGCGGCACGACCGTCAGCCACGTCGCCGACGTCGCGGGTCCGACCTACGCCGTCGAGTTCGCCCCGCGTCCGGTCCGGGACCTCCTCGAGGCGGCCGACTCCCGACCCCGCCTCTTCCCGCTGCTCGCGGACGCCCGGAAACCCGAGACCTACGCCCACGTCGTCGAGCGCGACGTTGACGTTCTCGTCCAGGACGTCGCGACCCGAGGGCAGGCCCGTGTCGCCCTCGAGAACGCACGCTTTCTCGCCGAGGACGGCCGACTGGTGCTCGCGGTCAAGGCCAGAAGCGAGGACGTCACCCGCGAGCCCGGCGCCGTCTTCGCCGACGTCCGCGAGGAGCTGGCCGAGGGGTACGACGTCCTCGAGACGCAACGGCTCGACGACTACCACGCAGACCACCTCGGGGTCGTCGCGCGCCCGCGGTAGTCGGCCGAGGACGCGTCGCGTGAACGGTATCCGCGCCAGACTGGTCAGTCGAACGGACCGTCATAGCAGAGGTAGATAAACCCCAGCCCGAACCCGTTTTGCGGGTATTGCGAGCCTGCGGGAATTGCGCTCGGCTGTTATGTGGTCGCCGTTCCGTGAGTCGAGTATGGATTGCAACCAGTGCGAGCAAACGCCCGAGGGGGGCTGTACGGTTCGGGGCGTCTGTGGCAAGGAACCCGACATCAACGGGCTACAGGAGCTCGTCATCTACGGACTCAAGGGGATCTCGGCGTACGCGACCCACGCCCGCGACATGGGCTACCGTGACCCCGACGTCGACGCCCTCGTCCACGAGGCGCTGTACTCGACGCTGACCAACGTCAACTTCGACAGGGACGACCACGTCGACCTGGCGATGCGGGCCGGGAAGGCGGCCGTCGACGTGATGGAGCTGCTCGACGAGGCCCACACGACCGAGCTCGGGGTGCCCGAGCCGACGGAGGTCCCCCAGAACACCGTCGAGGGCCACTCGATCCTCGTGACGGGCCACGACCTCTACGGACTCAAGCAGCTGCTCGAACAGACCGCCGAGGAACCGATCAACGTCTACACCCACTCGGAGATGCTGCCGGCTCACGGCTACCCCGAGCTCGCGACGTTCGACCACCTGAAGGGCAACGTCGGCGGTGCCTGGCACGATCAGCGGCTGCTCTTCGCCGAGTTCCCGGGCGCGATCATCGGCACGACGAACTGCGTCCAGCCGCCCACGGAGGAGTACCGCGATCGGTTCTTCACGACCGGGCTGACCGGTCTCGAGGACGTCGGGGCGCTCGAGGAGTACGACTTCGAGCCCGTGATCGAGAAGGCGAAATCGCTGCCGGCGGTCGACTGGGAGAGCGACGAGACCGTCACGACCGGGTTCCACCACGAGCCCGTCCTCGATCAGGTCGACGAGATCGTCGAGGCCGTCGAGTCGGGCAAGCTCCGGCGCTTCTTCGTCGTCGCGGGCTGTGACGGCCCGACGCCCGGGCGGGACTACTACCGCGAACTCGTCAAACAGATCCCCGACGACTGCGTCGTGCTGACGACCTCGTGCGGGAAGTTCCGGTTCAACGACCTCGAGATGGGGACCGTGCCCGGCACCGAGATTCCCCGCTACGTCGACCTCGGGCAGTGTAACAACTCGATCTCGACGGTGAAGATCGCGGGTGCGCTCGCGGAGGCGTTCGACTGCGGCGTCAACGACCTCCCGCTGTCGGTGGTGCTATCGTGGTTCGAGCAGAAGGCGATCGCCGTCCTGCTGGGCCTGCTCCACCTCGGCGTTGAGGACGTCCGGCTGGGGCCGACGGTGCCGGAGTTTCTCACCGAGTCGAACGTCGAGCTGCTCCACGAGGAGTTCGGCCTGCAGCCGATCGGCGAGCCCGAGGCGGACCTCCGGGAGATGCTCGGCGAACCGGTGCCCGGCGCGGCGACCGGGCCCTCGCCCGCGGACGATTAACCCGCGTCGAACAGTCGGGAACCGGCCGAAACGTCGAGCGCGCGTTCGCGATCCCGAGCCAAACGGTATTTATCGGCGCGGCCGAAACGTGGCACCGATGGAACGCGGGTCGCCGGAATCGTTCACGCGCATGGGCACGCTCGGGATCGAGGAGGAGTTCTACGTCGTCGACGAGGGGGGCCGCCCGACCAGCGGCACCGACGAACTCGTCTACGAACACGATCCCCCCGAGATCCTCGAGGGGCGACTCGACCACGAGCTGTTCAAGTTCGTTATCGAGACCCAGACCCCGCTGATCGAGGAGCCAAGCGACGCCCGCGAATCGCTGCTCGAGGTCCGGGAGGCGCTGACCGACCATGCCGAGGCCCACGGCTACCGGATCGCCGCGGCGGGACTCCACCCGCTCGCGAAGTGGCGCGAACTCGAACACGCAGAGAAACCCCGGTATCGCTCCCAACTCGAGCGTATCCAGTACCCCCAGCACCGTAACACGACCGCGGGGCTGCACGTCCACGTCGGCGTCGACGACGCCGACAAGGCGGTCTGGATCGCAAACGAGTTGCGCTGGTATATGCCCGTGATGCTCGCGCTCTCCGCCAATTCGCCGTACTGGAACGGGTTCGACACCGGGCTCCAGTCGGCCCGCGCGAAGATCTTCGAGGCCCTGCCTAACACCGGGATGCCGACCGCCTTCGAGGACTACGCGGCGTTCGATCGGTTCGAGCGCCGAATGCTCGAGACCGACGCGATCGAGGACCGGGGCGAGCTCTGGTACGACGTCCGTCCCCACACCGCCCACGGCACCGTCGAGCTGCGAACGCCCGACGGGCAGGCCGACCCCGACGTCGTGCTGGCGTTCGTCGAGTACGCCCACGCCCTGGTCGACGTCCTCGCCGAGGAGTACGAGGACGGAACCCCAGGCCACGACCACCGACGGGAGCTGCTCGACGAGAACAAGTGGCGCGCGATCCGCCACGGACAGGACGTCTCGCTCATCGATCGGGATCTCGATGGGACCGTCGACCTGGGCGAACTCGTCGACCGGGAGTGCGAACGGCTGGGGATCGACGGGATCCGGGAGGTCTACGAGCGCGAGAGCGGTGCCGAACGCCAGCGACGCCTGCGCGAGAAGGAAGGATCCGACGCACTCTGCGAGTCGCTGCTGCTCGAGACGCACTGACCGAATTTTTCGTTCGTCCGTTCGCGGACAGCGATCAGCGCAGCGTCCGCGGCGCCCCGCGTGCAGCGTCCGAATCACTATGTGATCCCGTCGGATACGACGAGCCATGAACGTCTACCGGACCCGAGCGGGACTCCGCCACCAGTTCCGCGACGTCCTGAACTTCTACTATCCGGCCTGTATCGACACGACGGTCGGCGGGTACGTCGCCCAGCTCGACGAACGCGACGGCCACATCTACGACTCGCGGACGAGACACCTCGTCGCGACGGCGCGGGGCGTCCACAACTTCAGCCTGGGCGTCCTCGCCGACGGCCCCGACTGGTGTCGGTACGCCGCCGAACACGGCCTGCGATTCCTCTCGACGGCCCACTGGGACGCCGACCGCGAGGGGTACGACTGGCTGCTCGACAGCCGGGAGTCGACCGACCGCACCCGCTACTGTTACGGCCACGCCTTCGTCCTGCTGGCCGGGGCGCGAGCTCTGCAGGCCGGAATTCCCGGCGCCCGGGCAGAGCTCGAACGGGTGTTCGACGTCCTCGAGGAGCGGTTCTGGGAGCCCGAGCACGGCCTGTACGCGGACCGGGCCTCGCCTGACTGGGCGCTCGCGAGCTACCGCGGTCAGAACGCGAACATGCACGCCTGCGAGGCGCTGCTCGCGGCCTACGAGGCCACCGGCGAGGACCGCTTCCTCGAGCGTGCGACCACGGTCGCCGACCGCTTTACCCGTGAGGTGACGAGCGCGACCGACGGCCTGCTGTGGGAACACTACACCGAGGACTGGGAGCCCGATCTCTCGTACAACGAGGACGAGCCCCGCCACCAGTTTCGTCCGCCGGGCTACCAGCCGGGCCACCACGCGGAGTGGGCGAAGCTGCTCGCCCTGCTCGACGACCACGGGTCGGCGTCGTGGCCCCTCGAGCGCGCTATCGAGCTGTTCGACACCGCGATCGAGCTCGGCTGGGACGAGGAGTACGGCGGGCTCTACTACACGGTCGCGGCCGACGGCGAGCCGATCGTCCCCGACAAGTACGGCTGGGTCCACACGGAGGCCATCGGCGCCAGCGCCTTGCTCGCCCCGCACGACGAGGCGTACGCCGACTGGTACGACCGCCTCTGGGAGCACTCGGTCGAGCACCTCCGGAATCCCAAGTACGGCAACTGGTACGAGCGCCTGACCCGCAGCCACGAGCGCGACGATCCGAACCGCGGGACGGCCGTCGAACCGGGCTACCACCCGCTGACGAACTGCTGGCTCGCGATGGACGTCCTCGAGGACGAGCCAGCCGCCTTCGAGTGACGGCGGTTTCGATCGATCGAGCGGGCGGGCGCTGCACAACCGACGGATCGAGGACGAAGCGGAGCTGCTCGAACCGCGGATCTGAGCCGTCCGCTCGAGAGCTACTGGCCTCCGATCGCCGGACCCACGATTTCAGTAATACGCTCGCACAGCGAGAGTTGACGATCGAGGTTCTCCGTTCCCCCACTGTTTCCAGTGAGGCTGTTGTCGAGAGTAGTCTGAGCGATAGTGAAAGAATGGGAAGAGAGTGTCTTGGAATTCTGTTACGTGCTCGCTCGAGGGTCCCGCAAAGGTTTATCCATACACGCGGTCTCGTGAACACGAGAGGGACATGGCTTTAGACGACACTGACGACCGTTCGGGCGAGGACGTGATCGGGGACGACGAACGACCCGCGGTCGACGGGATGGATCGAGCGGCGACCGTCGAGGAGGTCGACCAGCGCATCGTCGATCTGCTCTCGTGGATTCTCGATACGGAGACCCGCGCGAAGATCTACGTCCACCTGCTGGCAAGCCCCGGCAGCACCTCCGAGGAGGTCGCGAAGGGGACCGGGCTCTACCCGAGCACCGTCCGGGAGGCGCTGGCGGAGCTCCACGAGGAAGAGCGCGTCAGCCGGGAGAAACGCGAGAGTCAGGGAGCGGGGAACAACCCGTACGAGTACACGGCGATCCAGCCCAGCGAGCTCGTCGGCGGCGTCGTCGATCAGGTCCAGCGCGAGCTCAACACCATCTTCACGCTCGATCGCGTCCTCGACCGGAACGACGCGCTCGAGGAGGCCGAACTCGAACCGGTGACGATCACGGTCGACGACGGCGACGCGACGGACGACACCGATCCGATGGCTCTCGAAGACGACATGGACATCGATCCGAGCGACGAGACGGAGAGCGACGACGGCGATTCCGCGGAGACGGACCGGTAGCCCTCAGTTTTCTTCGAGTCCGAGCACGGCGGGTCGCTCGAGTTCGAGTTCGTACTCGCCGACGGCGGTCGTCGACAGGGTCGGCCACTCTCCGGTACTCGTGAGCGGCTCGATCTCGTCGTCGACCAGCACGGTATCCTCGCTTTTCGCGCCCTGGACCGTTGGGTTCCAGGCGTAGGCCATCGGCGTCCGGACCGTCGCGTCGTGGTCGGGGGTCGCGATCCACTCCCGCCCGGCGAAGCCGGCGGCGCCGCCCTGGTGGTGGTGCTCCCACTCGCCGTCGTACCCGACGCCGTCGTAGGCCTCCCGGATCGCGTCGAAGACCGCACCCGCAGTTCCGTCCGTCCTCGCGGCCTCGTGTGTCGCTGCAAGCGCCGTCGTCTCGACGCGAGTCGCAGCGCGGTGGCGCTGCTCGAGCCAGCTCGGCGGATCGAAGGCGACGGCGCGGGTACAGCTCGCGTGCAGGCCGTGGCGCTCGGCGGTCACCGAGACGAGAACGTAGTCGTCCAGCTCCGCCTCGGTCGGGGTGTAGTGGCGGTACTGGCGTGCGCGCTCGCCGCCGCCGACGAGGACGACGGGCGTCTCGATCTCCCGCGCCGAGAGCGCGACCCGCAGCGCCGTCGCGACCTCCCGTTCGGTGTCGTCGGGCTCGAGCTCCCGGCAGACTGACTCGAGCGCACCTGCAGTTTCCCGCCCGAGATCGCGGTAGCGCTCGCGGTCGCGCTCGGTTAGGGGCTGGCGCAGCGCCGTCGGGTCGACAGGTTCGAGCCCCGGGACGTCGATATCGGCTGCGGCGCGTTCGTCCTCCATGCGGTCGGCGATCGCCTCCACGAGCGAGGCGTCGTACCAGGGGAACCGTTCGACGGCGACGTCCTCGAGGTCGGGCAGCTCCTCGGCCGCGATGCGGTCGGCCTCGATGGTGTCGGTCAGCACACGGAACTCCTCGTCGAAGCCGACGGCCGCGACGCCGGCGTCGCCCTCCCGGTCGACGACGTTGTCGCCTCCGGTGAGCCAGGCGAAGGAGTTCGGTCGAGCGAACCAGATCGAGTCGAGCTCGCGGCGGTCGAGCGCGCGCTCGAGTCGGGTGCGTTTGTCCATGACAAGCGCTATCGGGGGACGAGCCTTGAATCCGACGAACCAGTTCGGTCCGTGCGCAGCGAACCGGACGAATCCGCGACGGCTCGGGCTCGACTCGGGAAATCTAAATACGGGTGGTCCTAACCCCCGCCAGAACGCCCGTGTCGACCCACAGCCACACCTCCGGTCTCGGACTGCGCCCGCTGATCGCTCGCGTTGGCTTCCCGCATCTGCTCGCGGCGACGCTGACGCTGGTCGCAGCGACGATCCTGCTCGGCGTCGCGGCGAAAGCAACCGGTGCGGGACTGGCCTGCGAGGCGAACTGGCCCCAGTGTGACGCCGGCCCGTACAACCTGTTGCCCGCGAACCTGCCGAGTTTCTACGAGTGGTTCCACCGCTTCGTCGCGATGTTCGCCGGTTTCGCCATCATCGGCTCCGCGGTCGCGGCCTGGCGCTCGCCGTCGATCGACAAGCGCGTCACGGCGCTGGTCGTCGGCGGGATGATCCTGACGCCGATCCAGGTCGTTCTGGGTCGCGAGACGGTTACCCAGTACACGATGGACATCCTCTCACTGCACTTCTGGACTGCAGTGGTGATCTTCACGATGTTCGTCGTCGCGACCGTGCTGGTCTGGGCGGCCTCGCTGCGAGCGAGCCACGTCACCGCGGCGCTTGGCGTCGGCGTCCTCGCCCTGCCGGCCCACGTCGCGCTCAGCCCGACCGATCTGAGCCTCGTCTCGAGCTACTCGCCGACGGTCCAGCTGCTCCAGTACGGCGTGACCCTCGCCCTGCTTGCGGCGGTGATCGTTGCCGTGATGGGCGGTCGCTGGCGCTTCGACGACGGCCCGCTGCTGGGGCTGCTTTCGGTGTCGGCGGTTCTGGCGCTCGTGGTCACCTACCTCGGTCGCCAGGCGGTGATGACCTACAGTCCGCTGCTTGACGATCTCTATCTGGTCGCCGCGCTGGCGCTGCTGGTCGCCTTCGTCGTCGGGATCTGGAGGAGCCGATCCGCGACTGGCGCTCGAGACGCCTGATCGCTCTCCTCTCGCTTCTCGGTCGTTGAGAAGACGGGTTCGTTTTTGATCTGTTTCGTGACTCTTGATCGGTCGATTCGGTACACGGAGAGTGCGTATGGAGCGGAGCGGGTCGGAGAAGCGTACGCCGAGCGAAGCGAGGCGTTTCACCGACGGCGAGCCGGATGGGCGAGCCGTCGGCTTTTTCATCGAAGTTTTTGCCGGGGGTTGAGGCTGACGCCTTCGGCGTCAGCCGATGCCCTCGGTAAAAAAGTTCGCTATGCGTAACCCAATCTTCACCAGAGTATCAAATAGAGAAATTAGTACGATCGTTTGCTGCTATCCGGCCGTGACCACGATCCCCGCGGCCGCGGCCGTCGCCGCGACGCCGACGAGAAGCAACGCGTAGTTCGCCACCGGGCTCTTGGCGGGCGTCACGTTCAGCGTGTACCGTCGCCTCGAGAGGGGCCAGAACGGCCTGATTCCCATCGGTGTCAGCGCGTCGGCCAGCAGGTGCGAACCGATCGAGAGCGTCCCGACGAGAAAGGCAAAGCCGACGAACACGACGTCGATCAGCGGCGACGCAGCCTCGACGAGGACGGAGGCGGCCGCGGCGAGGGCGGCGCCGACCAGCGCCGCGAAGGCGAGAGTGTGGGTCGGCCCGCGGTGTGCGATCAGCGGGAGCCGATGATCGACGTCGGGTAGCGTCGACAGCGAGACACAGACGAGCCCGCCGACGATCGCCGCGGCCTCGAAGCCGGCGAGTCCGACGGCGGCGCCGAGCGGTGCGTACGCGAGCAACGCGGCGCCGTAGTGGCCGTGCTGGTACATCCTTCCTACCTGGATCCCGATCGCTGATAAGTTTCCCGTCGTCGAGGATCGAACGGCTCGGACCCAACCGCGGTCGTTATGGGCCCCGATCCCCTCACTCCGGCCGTGCAAAACGTCACCGACAGGACGAGCAACCCGTTCGGCATGCGACCGCCCTTCGACCGGAGCCCTCCCGGCGACCGACCCGCCGTCTTCGGCTACGGTGACGCCAACGCGGACTTCCACCTGATCGGCGACCACCCCGGCGTCCACGGCGGCGCCGACGACGGTGTCCCATTCAGTGCCCCTGAAGTCGAACCGCTGCGGGCGGTCCTCCGCGAGGTCGGGTTCGAGGACGGCACGCGGGACGAGCCCGTCTTCGAGGACCTGTTCGCCAGCTACGTCCACATGTGTACGCTGCCGCCCGGCGAGACCCCGAGCGAGGAGTCCTACGCCGACCTCGAGCGGTACTTCGACGCCGAGCTGCGGGCGATCAACGCCCACATCCTCATGCCCGTCGGCGAGCAAGCGACCGACCGCGTCCTCGAGGGGTACACCACCCAGCGCGGCCGGCTCGATCTCGAGATGGCGTCGTTACACGCCACCGAGATCCGCGGCCGGGGGTTCCTGATCGTCCCGATTAGAGAGCCCGCCGAGTGGGAGGATACGGAGCAGGAAGCGCTTCGCGCGCGTCTCGAGGCGATCCTCGGACGGGACTACCGCCAGACGAAAGGCGTCGCGACGACGGTCGGCTAGAAGTCCGCGAGCGACGACTGTCCGCCGTCGGTGTTGGTGTCCCGCTCGGTGTCGGCGTCGGCGTCGGTGTCCCGGTCCCGTTCGTCGGCGTCGGGGGTCCCCGCCCAGCCGTCGAGGCTGGCCTGGTCAGCTGCGGCGAACTCGAGGTTCGCGACCCTGACACCGAGCTTTCTGACCGGTTCGTCCTCGAACTCCGCGAACAGCTCCCGGGCGATCTCCTCGACCAGCGCCGGCTCGTCGACCGGGCCGGGCAGCGAGCGCGCGCGGGTGTTGACGTCGAACGGGGGCAACACGGCCTTGACGCCGACGGTCCGGTACAACGCACCCTCCCGGCGAGCGCGGTCGGCGACCGCGGCCGCCAGCGTCTCGATCTGTTCGTACTTCGGACCGGGCTCGGAAACGGGGTCGGCGAACGCAGATTCCCGCGAGAAGCTCTTGGGGTCGCCCTTCGGTTCGACCCGTCGGTCGTCCTCGCCGCGGGCGCGATCGTACAGCTCCCGGCCCCGTTCGCCGAACCGTTCGACCAGCGGCTTGGGGTCGGCCGCGGCGACGTCGCCGGCCGTCTCGAGGCCCATCTCCCGCAGTTCGCGAGCGGTGACGGGTCCGACGCCGTGGAGCAGGTCGACCTCGAGCGGTGCGAGAAACTCCCGGATCTCGCCCGGACGGACGACGGTCAGCCCGTCGGGCTTGTCGAAGTCGCTGGCGATCTTGGCCGCGCTCATCGTCGGCGCCGCGCCGACGCTGACAACGATGCCGACCTCCCGGCGGATGCGGTCTTTGACGTGGCGGGCAAAGCCGTCGGCGACCTCCCAGGCGGTGCGGTCGGTAACCTCGAGGTAGGCCTCGTCGATACTCACCTCGCGGACGACGTCGGCGCAGTCGTGGAGGATCTCCTGGACGTCGCTCGCGACGGATTCGTAGTAGTCCATGTCGACGGGGCGGTAGTGGCCCGTCTCCGATTCGGCGAGTTCGGGGTCGTGGTCGTCCGCGTCCGGGTCTCGCGGTGATCCGCTCGAATGTTCCGAGGCGCGTGGCGCCTCGCTCTCCAGAGCCGCACGGCGGGGGAGTCGCTCGAGGGCCGTCGAGATCGCCTGCGCGCTCTCGACGCCGAACTCGCGGGCCTCGTAGCTGGCGGTGGCGACGGCCCCGTTCGTTTCACCGGGCTCGTACCCCATCCCGACGACGACGGGCTCGCCCCGCAGTTCGGGCTCGCGTAACCGCTCGCAGGACGCGTAGAAGCAGTCCGCGTCGACGTGGAGGACGATCGGCTCCTCCTCGTCCTCGTCGTCCTCGATCCCTGGAAGTCGCGGCCCGTCTGCCATTCATCCGAGAGTTCGGGCGGACGGTTGTGAACGTTGCGCCCGTCGCCGATCGCGGATCGACCTCCGCGGGCAGGGGTTACGCTCGAGGACGTCAGTCGCCCGTCGGTGCGGGCGTCTCCGTCGGCACGGTCGTCGGCTCCGAGCGATACAGCGCGACGGCGATCCCGAGCGCGACGAGACCGAGGACCAGGTAGACGACGAACCCGGTCGCGTACCCGCTCACGCCCCGGAGGTCGACGAACAGTCCCAGAAGCGGGGGGAC
This genomic window from Natronococcus occultus SP4 contains:
- a CDS encoding helix-turn-helix domain-containing protein gives rise to the protein MALDDTDDRSGEDVIGDDERPAVDGMDRAATVEEVDQRIVDLLSWILDTETRAKIYVHLLASPGSTSEEVAKGTGLYPSTVREALAELHEEERVSREKRESQGAGNNPYEYTAIQPSELVGGVVDQVQRELNTIFTLDRVLDRNDALEEAELEPVTITVDDGDATDDTDPMALEDDMDIDPSDETESDDGDSAETDR
- a CDS encoding M24 family metallopeptidase, translating into MDKRTRLERALDRRELDSIWFARPNSFAWLTGGDNVVDREGDAGVAAVGFDEEFRVLTDTIEADRIAAEELPDLEDVAVERFPWYDASLVEAIADRMEDERAAADIDVPGLEPVDPTALRQPLTERDRERYRDLGRETAGALESVCRELEPDDTEREVATALRVALSAREIETPVVLVGGGERARQYRHYTPTEAELDDYVLVSVTAERHGLHASCTRAVAFDPPSWLEQRHRAATRVETTALAATHEAARTDGTAGAVFDAIREAYDGVGYDGEWEHHHQGGAAGFAGREWIATPDHDATVRTPMAYAWNPTVQGAKSEDTVLVDDEIEPLTSTGEWPTLSTTAVGEYELELERPAVLGLEEN
- a CDS encoding COX15/CtaA family protein — its product is MSTHSHTSGLGLRPLIARVGFPHLLAATLTLVAATILLGVAAKATGAGLACEANWPQCDAGPYNLLPANLPSFYEWFHRFVAMFAGFAIIGSAVAAWRSPSIDKRVTALVVGGMILTPIQVVLGRETVTQYTMDILSLHFWTAVVIFTMFVVATVLVWAASLRASHVTAALGVGVLALPAHVALSPTDLSLVSSYSPTVQLLQYGVTLALLAAVIVAVMGGRWRFDDGPLLGLLSVSAVLALVVTYLGRQAVMTYSPLLDDLYLVAALALLVAFVVGIWRSRSATGARDA
- a CDS encoding metal-dependent hydrolase; this translates as MYQHGHYGAALLAYAPLGAAVGLAGFEAAAIVGGLVCVSLSTLPDVDHRLPLIAHRGPTHTLAFAALVGAALAAAASVLVEAASPLIDVVFVGFAFLVGTLSIGSHLLADALTPMGIRPFWPLSRRRYTLNVTPAKSPVANYALLLVGVAATAAAAGIVVTAG
- a CDS encoding uracil-DNA glycosylase family protein, with protein sequence MGPDPLTPAVQNVTDRTSNPFGMRPPFDRSPPGDRPAVFGYGDANADFHLIGDHPGVHGGADDGVPFSAPEVEPLRAVLREVGFEDGTRDEPVFEDLFASYVHMCTLPPGETPSEESYADLERYFDAELRAINAHILMPVGEQATDRVLEGYTTQRGRLDLEMASLHATEIRGRGFLIVPIREPAEWEDTEQEALRARLEAILGRDYRQTKGVATTVG
- a CDS encoding DNA polymerase Y family protein, encoding MADGPRLPGIEDDEDEEEPIVLHVDADCFYASCERLREPELRGEPVVVGMGYEPGETNGAVATASYEAREFGVESAQAISTALERLPRRAALESEAPRASEHSSGSPRDPDADDHDPELAESETGHYRPVDMDYYESVASDVQEILHDCADVVREVSIDEAYLEVTDRTAWEVADGFARHVKDRIRREVGIVVSVGAAPTMSAAKIASDFDKPDGLTVVRPGEIREFLAPLEVDLLHGVGPVTARELREMGLETAGDVAAADPKPLVERFGERGRELYDRARGEDDRRVEPKGDPKSFSRESAFADPVSEPGPKYEQIETLAAAVADRARREGALYRTVGVKAVLPPFDVNTRARSLPGPVDEPALVEEIARELFAEFEDEPVRKLGVRVANLEFAAADQASLDGWAGTPDADERDRDTDADADTERDTNTDGGQSSLADF